One stretch of Gammaproteobacteria bacterium DNA includes these proteins:
- a CDS encoding NAD(P)/FAD-dependent oxidoreductase — MNSNHSDIIIIGAGVSGIGAACHLAINNPDKSVKILEAREELGGTWSLFKYPGIRSDSDMYTFGYAFKTWDDTRSFADAESIKRYITEAAEENDVLDKIQYSQKLKSANFDTASALWNLSVLNPITDEKTEYTAKYVFVCTGYYDYDQGYTPEFKGRENFKGQIIHPQFWPEDLDYADKEVVVIGSGATAVTLIPSMADETKHITMLQRSPTYMAAVPLEDGIAKFLKKILPKKLAHKLIRVKNIGYTMAFFNACRKWPNFFKSLIIKGAKKELDGAIPVDPHFVPNYKPWDQRFCMAPDGDFFKVVREGKATVVTDQIETFTENGIRLQSGKELKADMIITATGLNMLVGGGAEIKIDGQDYDIATKLMYKGLMLSDLPNAVMFTGYTNASWTLKVNLVSDFMSRVIKFMDKQGYDYFMPTIKDPELGIEPLLNLDSGYIKRSEHTFPKQGDKLPWKLYQNFFRDYVTLNHKKINDEGLEFLKKAA, encoded by the coding sequence ATGAATTCAAACCATTCCGACATAATCATCATAGGCGCAGGCGTTTCCGGAATCGGGGCCGCCTGCCATCTGGCGATAAACAATCCCGATAAATCAGTAAAAATTCTTGAAGCTCGGGAAGAGTTGGGCGGTACCTGGAGTCTGTTTAAATACCCGGGAATTCGCTCCGATTCCGACATGTACACTTTCGGCTATGCCTTTAAAACCTGGGACGATACGCGTTCATTTGCTGATGCCGAATCCATTAAGCGTTACATCACCGAAGCGGCTGAAGAGAACGATGTGCTTGACAAGATCCAATACAGTCAAAAACTTAAGTCAGCAAATTTTGATACCGCTAGCGCATTATGGAATTTATCCGTCCTGAATCCTATAACGGATGAAAAAACTGAATACACAGCCAAATACGTATTCGTTTGTACCGGTTATTACGATTATGACCAAGGCTACACCCCGGAATTTAAAGGCCGCGAAAATTTCAAAGGACAAATCATTCATCCACAATTTTGGCCTGAGGATCTGGATTATGCTGACAAAGAAGTTGTGGTGATTGGCAGTGGGGCAACGGCGGTAACCCTAATTCCCTCCATGGCGGATGAAACCAAACACATCACCATGTTGCAACGCTCACCAACCTACATGGCGGCGGTACCGCTGGAAGACGGAATTGCCAAATTTCTGAAAAAGATCCTACCCAAAAAGTTGGCGCACAAACTCATTCGGGTGAAAAACATCGGTTACACCATGGCGTTTTTCAATGCCTGCAGAAAATGGCCTAATTTTTTCAAGTCACTCATCATAAAGGGGGCTAAAAAAGAACTGGACGGAGCCATTCCGGTTGATCCGCACTTTGTTCCCAATTACAAGCCCTGGGATCAGCGTTTTTGTATGGCGCCCGACGGTGATTTTTTCAAAGTCGTGCGTGAAGGCAAGGCTACTGTGGTCACTGATCAAATTGAAACTTTCACAGAAAATGGTATACGCCTGCAATCAGGGAAAGAACTGAAGGCCGATATGATCATCACGGCGACCGGTTTAAACATGCTGGTGGGCGGAGGTGCCGAGATCAAGATCGACGGGCAAGATTACGACATCGCCACTAAGTTGATGTACAAGGGTTTGATGCTCAGTGATTTGCCAAATGCGGTTATGTTCACTGGGTACACCAACGCCAGTTGGACATTAAAGGTGAATCTGGTCAGCGATTTTATGAGCCGCGTGATCAAATTCATGGACAAACAGGGCTATGACTATTTTATGCCGACGATCAAAGATCCAGAGCTGGGTATAGAGCCATTATTGAATCTGGACTCCGGGTACATCAAGCGCTCCGAGCATACCTTTCCGAAACAGGGAGATAAATTACCCTGGAAGTTATACCAGAACTTTTTTCGCGACTACGTCACACTGAATCATAAAAAAATAAATGACGAAGGATTGGAGTTTTTAAAAAAAGCGGCCTGA
- the glmS gene encoding glutamine--fructose-6-phosphate transaminase (isomerizing): protein MCGIVGAIAERNVVPILMEGLRRLEYRGYDSAGVAVLNLDNKLERQRAKGKVQALQDILDTEPLLGHIGIAHTRWATHGVPSVRNAHPHFSETNVGLVHNGIIENYEHIKHDLQQQGVKFHSETDTEVVAHRVHEYLLKEKDLFRAVRATVNELIGAYALVVTSPEDPEQLVVARAGCPVVIGLGIGENFVASDVAALLPVTRSFKFLEEGDIAVITRTQVKIFDKNGNTAERPTRESELTADSMDKGAYRHFMLKEIHEQPFSVTNTLEERIHNGRVFANIFGHEAEGIFKQTQQVKIVACGTSFHAGLVAQYLIESIAKIPCSVEIASEFRYRKPVVTPNTLFVTISQSGETLDTMEALKMAKQMGYLASLGICNVPESALVRESDLVLMTRAGPEIGVASTKAFTTQLAGLSLLTLCLAKVQGMSEEQEAKHVHSLMALPRLIEHAMELDGPIKALSERFADKHHALFLGRGAMYPVAMEGALKLKEISYIHAEAYPAGELKHGPLALVDDDMPVITVASNNKLLEKVKANLQEVRARGGELYVFTDKKAEIQSEDGVHVIHLPDDVDDLQAPIVYTIPLQLLSYHVAVLKGTDVDQPRNLAKSVTVE, encoded by the coding sequence ATGTGTGGAATTGTTGGAGCAATTGCTGAACGCAATGTAGTACCGATATTAATGGAAGGACTGAGACGCCTGGAATATCGTGGCTACGACTCTGCCGGGGTTGCGGTACTGAATCTGGATAATAAACTTGAACGTCAGCGTGCCAAAGGCAAGGTACAGGCTTTGCAGGATATATTGGATACCGAACCATTGTTAGGACACATTGGCATTGCCCACACTCGCTGGGCCACCCATGGAGTTCCGAGTGTGCGAAACGCGCATCCCCATTTTTCCGAAACAAATGTGGGTCTGGTGCATAACGGTATCATCGAAAATTATGAACACATCAAACATGATTTGCAACAGCAAGGCGTGAAATTTCATTCCGAGACCGATACCGAAGTGGTTGCACATCGTGTGCATGAATACCTGTTAAAAGAAAAAGATTTGTTTCGCGCGGTACGCGCTACGGTGAACGAACTCATCGGGGCATACGCACTGGTGGTAACCAGCCCGGAAGACCCTGAACAATTGGTGGTTGCGCGCGCCGGATGCCCGGTGGTGATCGGTTTGGGCATTGGTGAGAATTTTGTCGCTTCCGATGTTGCCGCATTATTACCAGTTACGCGTAGTTTTAAATTTCTCGAAGAAGGTGATATTGCAGTCATCACACGTACTCAGGTCAAGATTTTTGATAAAAATGGCAACACCGCCGAACGCCCAACCCGTGAAAGCGAACTGACCGCCGATTCCATGGACAAGGGCGCGTATCGACACTTCATGCTTAAGGAGATCCATGAACAACCCTTCTCGGTCACCAACACTTTGGAAGAACGAATTCATAACGGCAGGGTGTTTGCAAATATTTTTGGGCATGAGGCGGAAGGTATTTTTAAACAGACCCAACAGGTCAAGATCGTGGCCTGTGGGACCAGTTTTCATGCCGGATTGGTGGCGCAATATCTGATCGAATCCATTGCCAAGATTCCCTGTTCGGTCGAGATCGCCAGCGAGTTTCGTTATCGCAAGCCAGTCGTAACACCCAATACCTTATTCGTCACCATTTCCCAGTCGGGCGAAACCCTGGACACCATGGAAGCCCTGAAAATGGCCAAACAAATGGGTTACCTGGCGTCTTTGGGAATTTGTAATGTTCCGGAAAGCGCTTTGGTGCGCGAGTCTGACCTGGTCTTGATGACACGTGCCGGTCCCGAGATTGGGGTGGCATCTACCAAGGCGTTTACTACGCAGTTAGCGGGTTTGAGTTTGCTCACGCTGTGCCTGGCCAAAGTGCAGGGCATGAGCGAAGAACAGGAAGCCAAACATGTGCACTCGCTAATGGCTTTGCCGCGCCTGATCGAACACGCCATGGAACTGGATGGCCCTATCAAGGCATTATCCGAGCGCTTTGCGGATAAACATCACGCTTTATTCCTTGGTCGTGGTGCAATGTATCCAGTGGCCATGGAAGGGGCGTTAAAACTTAAAGAAATTTCCTACATCCATGCCGAAGCGTATCCGGCCGGAGAATTGAAACACGGCCCGCTGGCGTTGGTCGATGACGACATGCCGGTCATCACGGTTGCGTCAAATAACAAATTACTCGAAAAAGTAAAAGCCAATTTGCAAGAAGTGCGCGCCCGTGGCGGTGAGTTGTATGTGTTCACTGATAAAAAAGCCGAGATCCAGTCGGAAGATGGCGTGCATGTGATTCATTTACCCGATGACGTGGATGATCTGCAGGCCCCGATCGTTTACACCATACCCTTACAATTGCTTTCCTACCACGTTGCGGTACTTAAAGGCACCGATGTGGATCAACCGAGAAATCTGGCCAAGTCGGTAACGGTTGAGTGA